The Panicum virgatum strain AP13 chromosome 5K, P.virgatum_v5, whole genome shotgun sequence genome has a window encoding:
- the LOC120709467 gene encoding uncharacterized protein LOC120709467, with the protein MMRLFQELDDKIYLNSGPRLRHFLPADWATQALEHGSNLITESSPVVRSMFSGPHIVYNVKLCRLVIAPVQCRKGEWSCYVWDFKEKRLNILDPLINQGGSNKQDAQNRHDSIKHVLLGALIACRSKYCSSSHGYDTDYQESSSNEWSVIFLQGLGGKHVIRSYKSGIYMLHFAREFDGTKLESVGKIDELWRGLLYKLLTMGSNTGRLPPTLPIQDRPNRLE; encoded by the exons ATGATGCGCCTGTTCCAGGAGCTGGATGACAAGATTTATTTAAACAGTGGGCCAAGGCTGCGCCACTTCTTGCCAGCTGACTGGGCT ACACAGGCCCTGGAGCATGGAAGCAACCTGATCACTGAATCATCACCAGTAGTTCGATCCATGTTCTCTGGTCCGCACATCGTTTACAATGTGAAGCTTTGCAGATTG GTTATCGCGCCAGTGCAATGTCGGAAGGGCGAGTGGTCATGTTACGTGTGGGATTTCAAGGAGAAAAGACTCAACATCCTGGATCCGTTGATTAATCAGGGTGGTAGTAACAAGCAGGATGCACAAAACAGGCATGACTCTATCAAGCATGTTCTCCTTGGAGCTCTCATTGCCTGCAGATCGAAGTACTGCAGCTCATCACACGGATATGATACGGATTACCAAGAATCCAGCTCCAACGAGTGGTCTGTCATCTTTCTTCAAGGTCTTGGAGGGAAACATGTAATCAG GAGTTATAAATCAGGAATATACATGCTCCACTTCGCAAGAGAATTCGACGGCACAAAGCTGGAGTCAGTTGGCAAG ATTGACGAGCTATGGAGGGGCCTCTTGTATAAGCTTCTCACCATGGGCAGCAACACCGGCCGCCTTCCGCCAACCTTACCTATACAAGATCGACCCAACCGCCTTGAGTAG